The genomic stretch CAGTTGGAAGATCAGGTAAAAACCGATCCACAGATCACCGCCGTGCTGATCGCCGCCGCCAACAGTGCCGGCCATCACGGTACGCCGGTGCAGACCTTGTCCATGGCGCTGCACAAGCTGGCAGCGGGGCAGAGCATGAACCTGATTCTTGGCCTGGCCCTCAAGCACAACGTGATCCTCAGCGATGCCAGCCTGATGGAGCACGCCGAGCGCTATTGGCAGTTGTCCCAGCAAACCGCGCAATACGCCCGCTCCCTGGCGCGCATGCTCGACCTTGATCACGAGCGCTGCTACAGCGCCGGTATTCTCCATCGCCTGGGCGACCTGGCCCTGCTGCGCAGTTTGCAGGAGTGGTGCCAGGGCGGCGGGGAGCTGGACGATGGGTTGATTGGCGAGTCATTGTCCGCCTATGGCGCCAGCTACGGCTCGGCGTTGCGCACGCGCTGGCGCTTGCCCCTGGAACTGCGCCAGCTGATCGCGGCGATCTACTCCCTGGAAGGTGGGGTGTACTCCCGTGAGGCGCTGGTGATGAACATAGCGGCGCAATTGGCGGGGCTGGCCGAGCATGAAGGTGTCGAGGTGTTGGCCAAGGGCAAGACGGCGCGGTTGCTCAAGGTCGGGCTCTCGGAGCTCACGCGCATCCGCAAGCCTGTGTAGGCGTTGGATGTGCCGGCGCCATCGCCGGCAAGCCGGCTCCTACATTTGAATTCCCCACCTGGACGAGATCCCCTGTAGCGGGCTTGCCCGCGATGGCGATAGTCCAGGCGACACACCGTCATTGACAAGGCAGGCAGTCAGCCGGCGATTACCCGGTTCTTGCCCTGCCGCTTGGCTTCATACATGGCCGCATCAGCGCGGGCGAACAGGCTGTCCAGGGTTGTATCTTCAGTGGTGAGGTTGGCCAGGCCCTGGCTGACGGTCACGCTGTAGGGCAGGCCTTCATGGCTGAAACCCAGTTGCCGTACTTCCTGGCCCAGGCGTTCGGCGACCTGCATGGCCCTTTCCGGTGTGCATCCCGGCAGCACCGCCGCAAATTCTTCGCCG from Pseudomonas fluorescens encodes the following:
- a CDS encoding HDOD domain-containing protein, coding for MTAVDLPAVPRVLIAEADPWSRDLLKQVLLNVRCDARLDVCADGQHAAELLRDKPYDLIIADWELPGVDGLSLLRSVRQQRRVPALPFILLSTRNDGTSVREALPLAPTAYLTKPLNMEGLTQRLQDLLLNEGETVYCEIPALAVGMTLPVFLERRRELSDGAPLRVDVKAAVQHSLAPEGLDLQQLEDQVKTDPQITAVLIAAANSAGHHGTPVQTLSMALHKLAAGQSMNLILGLALKHNVILSDASLMEHAERYWQLSQQTAQYARSLARMLDLDHERCYSAGILHRLGDLALLRSLQEWCQGGGELDDGLIGESLSAYGASYGSALRTRWRLPLELRQLIAAIYSLEGGVYSREALVMNIAAQLAGLAEHEGVEVLAKGKTARLLKVGLSELTRIRKPV